One Oryza glaberrima chromosome 11, OglaRS2, whole genome shotgun sequence genomic region harbors:
- the LOC127755429 gene encoding glycine-rich cell wall structural protein 1.8-like isoform X1 yields the protein MKAGLPLPALLLVVQLTMAVASHGGDGAAFVAARPGSVHSALDDSAYGILNDGEGAGRGGGGEQGGGWANGSGYESRYGNSHEQGASRRDGAVLGEGWGGPSGYESTYGNSYGEAADRGGGSGQGGGEDDRSGYGAASRYGNNTPYRDFTLQAGQDHMRVILILRRTLVPLITVYLTLAIIYHALKMDWPPFENKLTCNL from the exons ATGAAGGCTGGTTTACCTCTCCCGGCCCTGCTGCTGGTGGTCCAACTAACTATGGCGGTTGCTAGCCATGGTGGAGATGGAGCTGCCTTTGTGGCTGCCCGACCAGGCTCTGTTCACAGTGCTCTCGATGACTCTGCCTATGGTATTCTCAACGATGGGGAGGGTGCAggcagaggtggtggtggcgagcaAGGTGGTGGTTGGGCAAACGGAAGTGGATATGAAAGCAGATATGGAAACAGTCATGAGCAGGGGGCAAGTAGACGTGATGGTGCCGTGCTAGGTGAGGGTTGGGGGGGTCCAAGTGGATACGAAAGCACATATGGGAACAGTTATGGGGAGGCGGCAGACAGAGGTGGTGGTAGCGGGCAAGGTGGGGGTGAGGACGATCGAAGTGGATATGGAGCCGCAAGCAGATATGGAAACA ACACACCCTATCGGGACTTCACATTGCAGGCTGGACAGGATCATATGAGGGTG ATTTTGATCCTTCGACGGACCCTCGTTCCCCTTATCACCGTCTATCTCACTCTTGCAATCATCTACCATGCCCTTAAAATGGACTGGCCACCATTTGAAAACAAATTAACATGCAATCTTTGA
- the LOC127755429 gene encoding glycine-rich cell wall structural protein 1.8-like isoform X3 produces the protein MKAGLPLPALLLVVQLTMAVASHGGDGAAFVAARPGSVHSALDDSAYGILNDGEGAGRGGGGEQGGGWANGSGYESRYGNSHEQGASRRDGAVLGEGWGGPSGYESTYGNSYGEAADRGGGSGQGGGEDDRSGYGAASRYGNNFDPSTDPRSPYHRLSHSCNHLPCP, from the exons ATGAAGGCTGGTTTACCTCTCCCGGCCCTGCTGCTGGTGGTCCAACTAACTATGGCGGTTGCTAGCCATGGTGGAGATGGAGCTGCCTTTGTGGCTGCCCGACCAGGCTCTGTTCACAGTGCTCTCGATGACTCTGCCTATGGTATTCTCAACGATGGGGAGGGTGCAggcagaggtggtggtggcgagcaAGGTGGTGGTTGGGCAAACGGAAGTGGATATGAAAGCAGATATGGAAACAGTCATGAGCAGGGGGCAAGTAGACGTGATGGTGCCGTGCTAGGTGAGGGTTGGGGGGGTCCAAGTGGATACGAAAGCACATATGGGAACAGTTATGGGGAGGCGGCAGACAGAGGTGGTGGTAGCGGGCAAGGTGGGGGTGAGGACGATCGAAGTGGATATGGAGCCGCAAGCAGATATGGAAACA ATTTTGATCCTTCGACGGACCCTCGTTCCCCTTATCACCGTCTATCTCACTCTTGCAATCATCTACCATGCCCTTAA
- the LOC127755429 gene encoding glycine-rich cell wall structural protein 1.8-like isoform X2, with protein sequence MKAGLPLPALLLVVQLTMAVASHGGDGAAFVAARPGSVHSALDDSAYGILNDGEGAGRGGGGEQGGGWANGSGYESRYGNSHEQGASRRDGAVLGEGWGGPSGYESTYGNSYGEAADRGGGSGQGGGEDDRSGYGAASRYGNNTPYRDFTLQAGQDHMRVVPFIFCALD encoded by the exons ATGAAGGCTGGTTTACCTCTCCCGGCCCTGCTGCTGGTGGTCCAACTAACTATGGCGGTTGCTAGCCATGGTGGAGATGGAGCTGCCTTTGTGGCTGCCCGACCAGGCTCTGTTCACAGTGCTCTCGATGACTCTGCCTATGGTATTCTCAACGATGGGGAGGGTGCAggcagaggtggtggtggcgagcaAGGTGGTGGTTGGGCAAACGGAAGTGGATATGAAAGCAGATATGGAAACAGTCATGAGCAGGGGGCAAGTAGACGTGATGGTGCCGTGCTAGGTGAGGGTTGGGGGGGTCCAAGTGGATACGAAAGCACATATGGGAACAGTTATGGGGAGGCGGCAGACAGAGGTGGTGGTAGCGGGCAAGGTGGGGGTGAGGACGATCGAAGTGGATATGGAGCCGCAAGCAGATATGGAAACA ACACACCCTATCGGGACTTCACATTGCAGGCTGGACAGGATCATATGAGGGTG GTGCCTTTCATTTTTTGCGCGTTAGATTAA